tagctaataggcatattttagttatattccaaagggcctgtggctatactggtgttttgtttttttgcctgagcctgaaatctgatatgcaggtggatcctaattattgtctggggaggtgatgtcatggctggcagaaggaccagaaagctggatcagggaagagagtagctcccagatatgggaaaggtgtctctctttttttaactatGCATTACAAGTTCCACAGACAAGGAGACTCCAGGATCATGGACCCTAGATTAGAGAATGTTTCCAACCAGCTAACTGGAAAGAAGATAGACAATACCAAAGGGGCAAGAGATGCTCCTTAGAAACAGATTGTCACAGACCTCTATTTTCCAATCTGAGAAATGGGAGTGTGAGGAGTTGAGTCATAATTGATCTGGCTATCATTTTGACATCTGTAGTTTGGACAGAGTGCTTCCACATCTAAGTATATGTGATTCTGTGAGGCAGAGCACACTGACCCAGTGAGTATTGTGTATATAAGAGAGAAATTATAAGTTCCTGTAACAACCATCTCTCGTAACCTAGGAGGCAGTACAGCAGGTAGAGTTCCAGATTTGCCAGTTAATGTCTCAAGTCTGTCCCCAGTACCAGATAGGCATTTTGTCCAGAGGTCTGgcactctctcttcttcctccctctctctttctctcatgaataaatgcctttttgtttgtttgttttcttcaaatAGCCATATCCATGGGGGCCAGAAGATaggtcacccagtagagtgcacactttaccatgaacgAGGACtcgagtttgagcctccagcgaCCATGTGAaagcatcatgcaaaggggaaacttcttgatcagtgtcatttctctctctctcttctcacccTCTGGGGAACAAGTTGCTAAAATCATCAAGGAAATAACCTGGCGGCAAAAAAGTAGCCATCTCTGAGTGGGCAGGGGAGTTGGTAGGCACTTTGGGCATAGTGTCTACTAGAAGCTAGCTTTTACTAAGATTTACTGCAAGTAAATCTTTAATACAAGACACCCAGCCTGTGAGTAATCAGTGACCTGAAGCCAAACCCAAATGTTGGGGAACAGACTGTCCCTAAGTGGGTATTACCTGCCCTGACCTCTCCCAGCCCTGCTCCATCTGCCCTGGaagaggggaggcagggcagggctgggacaCATTAAAGGGTGGTCTGTGAGAGTGCAGGGACTGAGCTAGCTCCTGCGGACTTTAAACTGCTTAGCATGCATTTCACAGCCTCTCTGGGGCCAGCTGTTCCTTTCTCTGTGCTCAGGCCTGTTTGCtgatcccctccccacctccctcctccccccccacccccaccccagtccctgTGCAAAATTGCTTTTGAAAAGATCTACTTTCTGCTTAATTAAACAATGAGGAGCGTCCCCTCACACATCTGTAAACCTTCTTCTGAGGCCAGTTGAGCCCACAAACTGCTCCATTCTTACTGCCATTCACTTGTAAATAGACCCTCTGATgttccctctaccctctctccttttctgctcCCCCCATCCcagctctttcttctctcttttcaacTCAGGCCTGGGGTGGGCTCCCAGAAGAGACATTTTGGAGCCTGGTGGAGTTGGTGGGGACAGTAGTATTAGGGCCCATGGAAGAGAAGACTCAAGGGAGCCATCCCTCCCAAATCTGAAGGGCTGGTGTGGGGAGAAGGGCTGCATGCCCTGGCTTGGTCATGAGGGGAGCAGCAGGCTCCAAGGATGGGAGAAGACCGCAAGATAGATTTCAAGTTAGGAGAAAAGCTCTCCCGGGAGGTGTTCACAAGGAGGCTAGAGAGCATCTATTGCATCCAGGATTCAGTCTCAGACTGGGCCTGACATTGTTCTTTTCTAAGCTCTGGGAAGCCACAGTGGGTCATTAGTGTGCTTTGACAAGGACAAATCAACTGGGAGGATGGAGCTTTCAAAGGTGCTGAGAAAGGGGAGCATGATGCCCTtacttattagccttttggataaagATGAGCAgccttaggggccaggcagttgtgcacctggttaatcatacacattacagtactcaaggatgcaggttcaagcccgtagtccccacctgcagggggaaagcttcatgagtggtgaagcagggctgcaggtgtctttctctctatctcccctccccttttctctcagttttctgcctctatccaataataaataaatatttaaaaataaaaaaaaaaaaaaagaccagcagCCTCTGAGTTCTAAGTAACTGTAGACAGACATTTCTGCATCCTATATCTGTGACACTGCTGGAGCCACTGCTGTCACAGAAGCTCTTCGGAGTATCGGTTATTTTCCCTGTCTGTCAGGATGGCACTGGGGCTGAGTAAAATGAGGTGACTTCTAAGGCCATATTTCTCCTCTTGAATCCAAACCCTGTGCCACAGAACTGTAGCCCCCAACACCTGCTACTAACCAAGTGGACAGGGCAGACCCCAGGCTCCCTACTTCAGAAGCTTCTTCCTATTTGGTACTCATCTCCCCTGCTGGCTGTGTGCTCAAGGGCTGCTAGCCTGTCTTCAATGCCCGTGACTTATGTGATTCCCGGGAGCATCTTAGGGTTCTGAGCATCCACAGTGAAGGGAAGGCCAGTGAGTGGGCCTCCctctaccacttttttttttttttttttaataatctgaaCTAATCACTTTAACCTcaatattctctctccctccctttaagcttttatttattaacaagaaagataggaggagagagaaaaagaaccagattttactttggcacatgtactgctggggattgaactcaggacctcatactttagagttcaatgctttatccactgtgccacctcccaagacCACCCCTTACTACTCTTCAATCCTcttttcctgtcttcctctccagctACTGATAACTCCAGCCAGTCCCAGCATTGTTTTATTAATGGCTCTCTGTCTCACACTCCAGTACTACCTGGACATTTCCTTGGGGGATCAGGCCTCTGGACAAAAGAGGTAAGGGTATCAGGAAAGACCAAAGGGCACAGATTCTTTTTATAGGTCAGAGAAGAATTATATCGATTCGCCAGGCATGCTGCCAAGAGCTTTCTGTGGATCTTGTTATTTGAGTTTTGCAGCACCTCTGTTAAGCAGCCTCACTGTCCCCATTTTATAAAAGATGCTGagttgatctgggaggtggtgcaagcatgaggtcctgagttcaatccccggcagcacatgtaccagagtgatgtctggttctctatttctcttcctgcctttctcataaatgaataaaatatttaaagaaaaaaaatgctgggagtcagatggtagtgcactgggttaagcgcatgtggcgcaaagtgcaaggactggctaaggatcccgattccagcccttggattcccacctgcaggggagtttcttcacaggtggtgaagcaggcctcccCCCATCGTcgcccccctccatttctctcctatacaacaatgacgacaataataataactacaataataaaacaactagggcaacagaagggaataaatatttaaaaaatgctaagGCCCATAGAATTCCTTAACTAAAGTCAGAACTAGCAGGTGATGGGGTCAAATTCAGAACCAAACCCAAggccttgtttttatttaaatttcattattggggaattaatgatttacagtcaacagtaaaataaaatacagtagtttgtacatgtgtaacattcctcaattttccacataatagtagAAACTAGCggtcagcggtagcgcagtgagttaagtgtgcggatggcgcaaagcgcaaggaccggcataaggatcccagtttgagccccccaactctctacctgcaaggaggtcgctttacaagcgctaaagcaggtctgcaggtgtctgtctttctcttcccctctctgtcttcccctcctctccatttctttctgtcctatccaataacaacagctataacaacaacaataataacaaccacaacaaggacctCATATTTGTAAGTTGGGCACTCCACCTGCTGGGCTGCGTgcacattattatttatttttttattttttttggtacctccagggttattgctggggctcggtacctgcactacaaatccactgctcctggaggccatttccccccattttgttgtccttgttgttgtcattattgttattgttgcattgatgttgttgggtaggacagatagaaatcgagagagatggggagacagggagaaagatagtcaactgcagacttgcttcactgcttgtgaagtgaccctcttccccctgcaggtggggcaggtgtctgtctttctctccccctctctgtctgcccttctctctcaatttctctctgccctatccaacaacagcaagggcaacaaaatgggaaaaaatagcctccagaagcagtggattcgcaggcaccgagcctcagcaataactggaggcaggagttgggctgtagcacagtgggttaagcgcaggtggtgcaaagcgcaaggaccaacataaggatcccggttcaggtctgcaggtgtctgtctttctctccccctctctgtcctcccctcctctctccttttctctctgtcctacccaacaacaacatcaatcataacaacaataaaacaacaaggacaacaaaaggaaataaataataaatatcaaccacaacattaaaacaagagcaacaaagggtataataaataaatatttaaaaaataactctggaggcaaaaaaaaaaaatcattaggttCTTCTCTGTATTCCAGGACCTGTACCTCccctatcccagagtcttttactttggtgcaatacaccaggccctgttgtttttgccaccagggctttgtTAGAACATTAGtcatttagttattttaatggttttatttgttttattctaacgagggatatatatatggggggggggacagagagagaagcagtgctctggttcatagtggttctggggtttgaacctggacctcagagcctcaggcatcagtcttttgcataaccgttatgctgtctccccagccctttattAGGACTTGATGTCTATACAATTCCCCTGCTCCCAAccagctttttattttcttgcttaCTTCCTTTTACCCAGATAGAGGATgtaaagacaccacagtgctTCTCCATTGctcttgaagtttcccctttgcttcATGTTCCCAAGCTAGGGGTTTCAGCTTTGCTTCTCAAGTGTGATAAAGTGTTCTCTGCTGAATAGCTATCTTCCAGCTCCctatcctcctccccctccttcactcttttttttttttttttttaagatttttaaaaattttatttatgagaaagataggagagagagaaagaaccagacatcactctggtacatgtgctaccagggattgaactcaggacctcatgcttgaaagccaaatgctttatccactgtgccacctcccagaccaccactcaCTCTCTTCACCCACGAGCATCTTCAGCAAACATCTAGTTGGTTTTGTGTCCAGGGTCACATActagagtcaggaggtagtgcagtggtagagtgaacatattaccatgcacaaggacctgggttcaagtcttgagTCCTCATGTGCAGAAGTaggagcttcacacatggtgaagcagtgctgcgaggATCTTaccttctccctatctttccttcctctcaatatctttgtcttttaaaaaattaccaggtggtccaggaggtggcgcagtgatacagctttggactcttaagcatgaggtcctgagttcgatccctggcagcacatgtgccagagtgatgtctggttctctctctctcttcctgtcttctcattaataaataaaatcttaaaaaaaaaaaaataccaggatCGCATGTTATTTGCTTTGGCCAGTGCAGGTGTTCAGAACAAACCCTAGTAGTGATCAGCCAGTCcctttgagctggtccttgatACCCATGTCATAAGAACACAGCTCTCAGGCCGGCAGATCAAACCCTTGGTAAGTTCCCGTGTTTGCCAAAGAGCAAGAGCCCTCAGAACTGGCCTTGCTTCCTGCCTCCATTTGTTTGCCTACCTTGGCCTGCCAATTCCATCCCACCTCAGGTCTTTCCATATATTCTTCTGTCTGCAGTGCCCTTCCACCCCACCCTACTGATCCATCCTTCAGATTCCACTTGAACATCCTCAGAAAAGCTTTCCTGATCCCACACAGAGGAGCAAGCACTTATCCCAACTGATTAAATAATCAGTGTCCATCTTGCTCACCACCATTTCCTCGGGCCCTGGCACATAGTAGTTGCTCAATAAACGATTTTCTTATGAATGATGACCTGGAATCCTAGCAGAGAGTCCACCTTCAGTGGAAGTGGGAAGGCaagaagacacagggggaaggTGAGAGTAAGATTCCCCGTCTGTCCCAGGCCCATCCTAAGCCACCAGCCCCTGACTCTGCTTAACCCTTCCTCCCCCCTGGGCGCCTTTGGAAGCTGACCATCTGGCTTGGAGGCCATTTGCATATTGTCTGGGTCTCAAGTAGCCTAGTAAGATGTCCCTGGGGGTGGGTTTCAGGCCAGGCTGAGTGGCCCTTGCAGCCTGCGAAGGGAGCAGTGAGttttacctcccccacccccaaatccagGCATGGGGGAACAATACTGGTGGTGATGCAGTGGCCTCACCATGGTAACAGGCTATCAAGAATGTGCGCAGGCCTGGGGGGTGCAGCAAAGGGAGGGAATGACCTCAGCAAAGAGAAGCATCATGATAAATGAGCAGGCAGTGGCAGcagactcaccccccccccccagcctattCCTCTGGGACTCCATGATGGTACCATCCCTTGGATGACCCTAATGTGACCACTAGTCTCCCTGCCCCCACTATCCCCCATTCAGAGCAGAGCAAGAAATCCTTTCCTTTTGGAGGAAGCCCAGACAGTTACCCAAGTGGGTATTGGGTAATTGGGTATTGGTGTAGGTTTGGTAGGTGGCCCTCAGACCATACCCTGCCCAGTCCCTCTCAGTGTACACACACAGATTATACATAGATGTGTTCCCACTGGCCAGTGCTAGCTGATGGGTGTGTCAGACCCCGGCAGCTCTATTGAACGGCCATAAGATAATATGGTTTGGTGGCCCACCATACAATGCCAAGATAGAGGCCAAGAGAAAACCTCCAAAAGCTGGATCTCAAAAGGAGCTCAGCCAGGAGTCCAGAAGAACTGCAACCAACTGAAGGCAACACCTCCAGTCCTATGTTTGTGAAAGAGATTATACTcttcaggtgggggagatagcataatagttatgcaaactgactcttgtgcctgatgctccaaagtcccaggttcagtaccccaccaccaccagcaccataagccagagctgagtagtgctcttaaaaggggtgggggtggtggcagagcgggttaagtgcacatagtgtgaagcataaggatcccggtttgagcccacttgcaaggggtctcttcagaagcaggtctgcaggtgtctatctttctctccccctctctgtcttcccctcctctctctgtttctgtcctatccaacaacaactgcagtTGTGGCaacaagaacaaggacaacaaaatggagaaaatggcctccaggagcagtggattcatagtgtaggcaccaagccccagcaataatcctggaaacaggaaaaaaagagaaagagagagagagaaagggagattctACACTCTTGGGTCATCTTTGTTTAAAAGTAAGGGTTGAGGCctacaagatagttcacctgaataGTGCTTTATCAAAGAtgtgccccaggttcaagcctagcccccactaCCGTGGAAGACCTTTTGgtactttccctctctccttctgtccctgTTTCTCCCATCTGAAAAATAGTTAGCTAGGAGCAATAAAACCCTGGTGACATGTAGTAAGAATAGATAAATTAGGGATTTTAGATGTAGGGATTGGAAATAAAAAGTGGCAGGCTCCGTCCTTGAACAGCTAAGCTAGCCCATGGGCCTGTGCTCTGCTGGCCAACAGTCCAGGGGTGGGGGCTTGCCAGAGCATAGGCTGCTTGACTCCTAGGAGTGTGGCTGCAGGCTAGTGGAAATGCCTTAACACCCTGCCTCAGATCCAGGCCACCTTTACCTGGCCCGTGTGCCAGGAATCTGACTCCAAGGAGAAAAACCAAGTCACTGACCCTCTAGTTTCCCAACTAGTCAATTGGCATTGACTCAGGATGGAGATGGCCAGCTCTAGGCCTCTCCTGGCATCCTAGAGACCCATGCCCCAGGACTGTTAGTCCTCAAATGTTCTCAAGGAGAGAAGGAACTGCAGCCTCAGGAGACGGTCTGAGGAGTGAACAGCTGAAAGCCAGAGGCTTGGAGAAATTCAAAGTCAGGTTTCAGCATTGTGGCCTGGGACCTTGACCCCCAAGAAGGGAGGGACAGGTGACTATGCCAATACATAGTGTGCAGAGTATGATATGATGTCTGTCTCAGAACCACAAAGAAGTAGGTCTCTGTTCAGCTGAACTGGAGAGGCCCTTTCAATCCGGAGCTTCTTGCTTCTTCAGAGTGGCTGCCATTAGCCAGAACCAGCGCTGGGAGGGGGAATGGTGGGACAGTGATTTGTCAGCGTCTCTGCCTGGTGAAGAAGCCCTCTCTCCCTCAGCTAGAGGAAATTAACTGATGTTATCAGCTAGGCAATTGTTTTTCTTCCCTCACAAAGGGAAATATATTCAGACCCCTCCAAGAGCAAAGCTGAACCTTCCTATCTGGGACTGGCTAGAGAGATAAAGGTGGAGGGGCCTCTCAGGGTCCTACCAGGAGCCCCTCTGTGGCCATTTTAGAGCATCTTCCAGGtcttggggggggtgtctccccaacccttttaTATGTGACACTTCCCCCCTGTGTACCTTAAGTCCCTATTACTGCTTCAGGTCTCAGCATGGTAGCTGCCACTGGCTCTGAAGACCTGCCTGACAGGACACTGACTCCTTCCCAACCATTTCTTCCCCTCGGGAACCTACCAATTCAAGGCCCTTGTTAACCTGGTCTGAAAGAGGCTCTCTGACCTCTATGCTTATTTCATTCTGATCCAGGCAAGTCGGGGCATTTAGTGTACATCTACATGCGCATGTCGGTTTTCTCACCAAAATACcgttcagctttggcttctgacagtgctagggattgaacctggaaggtttggtgcctcaggcatgaaggttatTCTGTATAAcctataaccactgtgctatccctCTAGGGCCTATTTAGGTTTGACCACGGTTTgttctttgtcttcctttccagGGGACATCCGAAACCTCCTTGTCTGGATCAAAAACAATTTGCTGAAAGAGCAGCCAGAGTTGTTCATCCAGGGAGACAGCGTGTGAGTACCTTTCTGCCTTCCCTGAGGACGGGTGGTAGGAAAGACGTGTCAACCCCTGTCCTTGGGTTCAACCAGAGCCTTCTCTGGGACCCTGCCTCCTCTATCCCCTCTAGCCTGAGCCTTCCAAGGAAAAGAGCTTCTACCTAACCCTCTAGGAATCTTATTCTCAGTTTTCTTACCACACTGGACTGCTGGGGATTTACTTAAAGTCCTAATTTACTTAAAGTCTCAGCTTCCTCCTTCTGGTTGTCACAAACTTGCTGTGGGATGGTAGACCAAGTGTCTTTACTTCTCTGGGCCTCATTATTCTATGGAGAAACAGATGCTGCCTCAGATCTCTATTCTCCCTTGACATTCTTGGACATAGAACTCAGTCTTGCTCTTCTGTAGAAATTTCTGGTTtggtttttaccagatcactgctctactctggcttatgTCAGTGCTAGAGATTATACCTGAAGccttcggtgcctcaggcatgaaagtattggtataatcattatgctgtctccccagctcccatAGAACTTTCTGAATGAAGGAATGTTCTCTGTGCTGCCCATAGGGCAGCTGCCAGGCACATGAGACTCTTGAGCCTTTGAAATGTGCTACTGTGACTGCAGAATGAAATTCTCAGTTTTATTTCATTATAACTTAAATTTAttgatttgaattttatttactagagcactgcccaactctggcttatgattgaaCCTTgggcccagagcctcaggcaccaagTCCAGTGCACTGTCGGTGttatttcccctcctcttgatttatttttaaactatttatttcatatgagataaagGTTCTCTatcaagagagagaaactagaacaTCTCTCAAatatcaggcatgcaagtcctgcactctgccagctgGCTCTTTTCCCACCAGCTGTAATTAAATGTAACTATTCGTGCCTCACTAGACAGTGCACATCTAGGACTCCAGAGGGTCACTCtgcgtgtgtgtatgcatgtacaCTCATGTGCACACATCCTGGAACAGCTTCTATACCTGTCCTGGGCCCAGCTCAGCCTCCTAGGAAAGGAGCCAAGTTCTATATGCCAAGAAGTCACTTTACTTCTAAAATAAGGCCAATCTGGCGTGTAAAAATGAGGGCACTCTTGGGGCTCTTGGGTAAGAGCTGCCGCCTGGCTCCTGACTCAGATCATGGTCCAGCAATTGAGAGGGCACCAGAGCTTCTTGGGACTCTGCCTGCAGGAACTGGGCTGAGATGCCTATCCAAATGTACCCTGAAGTTTCCTCTCAGGAATAGTGTATGGGAGACCTAGTTAGCTTAAACCCTTGGAAAAGTATGCTGCTCCCAGTGGTTACAACAGACATAAGCACTGCACATGTATAGTTAGTTCCATTCCATCCTCCACAGATCTTGTGGGGAAGGGTCTGCAGTTTACTCCCTTTTCAGATGAGAAAGCTGAttctagggagctgggtggtggcacacctgattgagcgcacgttacaatgcgcaaggacccaggtttgagcccccatccccacctgcaggaagaaagttttgcgagtggtgaagtaataaagataattttaaaaaattgtttaaattaaaaaaaaagctgatgcTCAGAAACAAAAGACCTGCCCCTGCCCTGAGAGGTGAGGGAATCTGCACTAGTTGCCCACCTGGACTTGGTTTCCTTTCGACTAGGACCATTGCCTCTGCTTCCTGGGCCACCATTCACCCCAggatcttcttcaggtggagggTACCCTAGCACACTCTTAACTTGCATCACTGAAGCGGTTAAGCCTCTTTGCCCTTGCCCTTCACCCCGTGCTGTTCCCCACCATCTTTCCCACAGGCGACCAGGAATTCTGGTGCTGGTTAATGACGCCGACTGGGAGCTGCTGGTCAGTACCTCGgggactcccacccccaccacttcCCCTGCCACTTGGTCCTCCTGTCAGGCCCAGACCAGAGTGGCTGGATGGACCATCCTGTCCCACCCCAGCCTCCACACAAAGGCTGTTCAAGGTTCCctgtgggagggaggggggggggcgaTGGGGTTGTGCTGAGCTTCCCTCCACCCTAGAGATCTGCAGGTTAATGAACAAGATGCCACGTTTTTCTGGGTCCTAGAAAATACCGGTCTTCCCGTAACAGCCAGCttgacccccagcccccacacagcCGAGGGAAAATTAGAGAAGTTTCCCTGATAGTctcctaatttctctcctggCCCAGGGTGAGCTGGACTACCAGCTTCAGGACCAGGACAGCATCCTCTTCATCTCCACGCTGCATGGAGGCTAGGAGCCCCTCTCTGCACCTGGGGTCGCTTGGGCCAGGAAGAAGAGAACAGTCAGACATCCCCCTGGGCCCTACCTCCAGATCTGCCTGTCACCTTTGGCTGCTTTCTTCCCTGCTCTGTCCCCTGAGTTCCCTCCAGGCAGGGAAAAGAGGCCAGGTGCTAAAAATGAGCCTTTCTCAGGCACGTGAGCAGGGGGCTGGTGAGCCCAGCACCTGCTCTGCTCACaactggggttggggggcagggtGCCTCTGGATATATCAGGAGTGAAGGAGACTGCAGCCAGGTGAGCCAGCCACCATTCACTCCTTGTGTCTCATTCTAAACTCTGAACTACTCACTCTTGGGCCACAGTGTCTTGGTGAGGAAGATGAAGGGACCTGAATAACT
The sequence above is drawn from the Erinaceus europaeus chromosome 10, mEriEur2.1, whole genome shotgun sequence genome and encodes:
- the URM1 gene encoding ubiquitin-related modifier 1 isoform X3 gives rise to the protein MAAPLSVEVEFGGGAELLFDGIRKHQVTLPGQEEPSTDNSSQSQHCFINGSLSHTPVLPGHFLGGSGLWTKEGTSETSLSGSKTIC
- the URM1 gene encoding ubiquitin-related modifier 1 isoform X1, whose product is MAAPLSVEVEFGGGAELLFDGIRKHQVTLPGQEEPWDIRNLLVWIKNNLLKEQPELFIQGDSVVSWTTSFRTRTASSSSPRCMEARSPSLHLGSLGPGRREQSDIPLGPTSRSACHLWLLSSLLCPLSSLQAGKRGQVLKMSLSQAREQGAGEPSTCSAHNWGWGAGCLWIYQE
- the URM1 gene encoding ubiquitin-related modifier 1 isoform X2, which gives rise to MAAPLSVEVEFGGGAELLFDGIRKHQVTLPGQEEPWDIRNLLVWIKNNLLKEQPELFIQGDSVRPGILVLVNDADWELLGELDYQLQDQDSILFISTLHGG